Proteins from one Mycoplasma sp. Pen4 genomic window:
- a CDS encoding RNA methyltransferase, with protein sequence MLILSKNNPKIKELAKLKDKKHRQGHKKFLVEGYHLVEEARNAGLLLETLELNGKSKFDDSILVSPEIIKLLSDTVTPQNIIGVCRLPENKNDFEKSNKILFLNNLQDPGNVGTIIRLAKSFEFDAILIQGFDYFNPKVIRSSQGAFFKSNLYKVTNASDVLKKLKDNGFTIYQTLLDKTAVPSNKVDFKDEKIVVVVGNEGNGIDNEVKQFSDVNVYIPISFESLNVACATAIILDRIKNK encoded by the coding sequence ATGTTGATACTGAGTAAAAACAATCCAAAAATCAAAGAATTGGCAAAATTAAAAGATAAAAAACATCGTCAGGGACATAAAAAGTTTTTAGTCGAAGGATATCATTTAGTTGAAGAAGCTCGCAATGCTGGATTATTACTTGAAACGCTTGAATTAAATGGTAAAAGTAAATTTGATGATTCAATTTTAGTGTCGCCTGAAATAATTAAATTATTATCTGATACTGTCACACCTCAAAATATAATTGGTGTTTGTCGACTTCCTGAAAATAAAAATGATTTTGAAAAATCAAACAAAATTTTATTTTTAAACAATTTACAAGATCCTGGAAATGTAGGGACGATTATTAGATTGGCAAAGTCATTTGAATTTGATGCAATTCTTATTCAAGGTTTTGATTATTTTAATCCAAAAGTGATCCGTTCATCACAAGGAGCGTTTTTCAAAAGTAATTTATACAAAGTCACAAACGCTTCAGATGTATTAAAAAAACTTAAAGATAATGGTTTTACAATTTATCAAACCTTGTTAGATAAAACCGCAGTTCCATCAAATAAAGTCGATTTCAAAGACGAAAAAATAGTTGTTGTGGTTGGAAACGAAGGTAATGGAATTGATAATGAAGTAAAACAATTCTCAGATGTAAATGTTTATATACCAATATCATTTGAAAGTTTAAATGTTGCATGTGCAACAGCAATTATTCTTGATCGAATTAAAAATAAGTAG
- the ylqF gene encoding ribosome biogenesis GTPase YlqF — protein MNNKEFQTLQNEEQKFENLIQWFPGHMAKAMKEIKESANLADVFIVVLDARCPISSYNEDFDKISPQKPRLFIITKSDLMDKSKKEMIQARFKNEHVLWLDLRKKSAKPIILKKLKTIMKDKIERDKKKGMLISKIKSFVVGVPNCGKSTLINLVSEKASLKVANFPGVTRVKKWVVNGEYLFLDTPGILLPKFDDQEVAVKLLTTGAVKLENFPTEFSAIRMYALISKYYPEKIRSLGLEPSQNDVVIYGQFFEYANKFKIFKEKGRPDLNKAHITFINWAKNLSDVTYD, from the coding sequence ATGAATAATAAAGAATTTCAAACATTACAAAATGAAGAACAAAAATTTGAGAATTTGATTCAATGATTCCCAGGTCATATGGCTAAAGCTATGAAGGAGATTAAAGAATCTGCTAATTTAGCCGATGTATTTATTGTTGTATTAGATGCACGTTGTCCAATTAGTTCATATAATGAAGATTTTGACAAAATTTCACCTCAAAAACCACGTTTATTTATTATCACAAAGAGTGATTTAATGGATAAAAGTAAAAAAGAAATGATCCAAGCACGTTTCAAAAATGAACATGTATTATGACTTGATTTAAGAAAAAAATCAGCCAAACCTATTATTCTTAAAAAACTTAAAACAATTATGAAAGATAAAATTGAACGTGATAAGAAAAAAGGTATGTTGATTTCTAAAATTAAATCTTTCGTTGTCGGAGTTCCTAACTGTGGGAAAAGTACATTAATTAATCTTGTTTCTGAAAAAGCAAGTCTTAAAGTTGCTAATTTCCCAGGTGTTACTCGTGTAAAAAAATGAGTTGTTAACGGAGAATACTTATTTTTAGACACTCCAGGTATTTTATTACCTAAATTTGATGATCAAGAAGTTGCAGTTAAACTACTCACTACTGGTGCAGTTAAATTAGAAAATTTCCCAACAGAATTCAGTGCTATTAGAATGTATGCATTAATTTCAAAATATTATCCAGAAAAAATTCGTTCACTTGGTCTTGAACCATCACAAAATGATGTTGTAATTTATGGACAATTTTTTGAATATGCTAATAAATTTAAAATCTTTAAAGAAAAAGGTAGACCAGATTTAAACAAAGCTCACATAACATTTATTAACTGAGCAAAAAATTTATCAGACGTAACATATGATTAA